A genomic window from Sulfurimonas paralvinellae includes:
- a CDS encoding ferredoxin-thioredoxin reductase catalytic domain-containing protein, with amino-acid sequence MSMIKIDMNSPEFQAELEKTIKFTDKVNAQFGWVYNPQEDVNEGVQMGLARNKMMYKKRFCPCFMVIEEDGKPKSADDRICPCKPAIEREIPENGVCHCGIFCTPEFAEKKRVELGMEEVAHTHSRGLSKEECEMLVNKDELDGDELVALLEARELGMVKFTLVDVREYMEWQMGHIKGADKLVPTSSFFQTWEEANLGKDENIIVYCHVGSRSAHVARILTDNGYTKIGNLTNGIVAYPGEIER; translated from the coding sequence ATGAGTATGATTAAAATTGATATGAACTCTCCGGAGTTTCAGGCAGAGTTAGAAAAAACAATAAAATTTACAGATAAGGTTAATGCACAATTCGGCTGGGTATACAATCCGCAAGAAGATGTGAACGAAGGCGTTCAAATGGGTCTTGCCCGTAATAAAATGATGTACAAAAAACGTTTCTGCCCTTGTTTTATGGTCATTGAAGAAGATGGAAAACCAAAATCTGCAGATGACAGAATCTGTCCTTGTAAACCGGCTATTGAAAGAGAGATACCTGAAAATGGTGTTTGTCACTGTGGAATCTTTTGTACTCCGGAATTTGCTGAGAAAAAAAGAGTTGAACTCGGTATGGAAGAAGTGGCTCACACTCACTCTCGCGGTCTTTCAAAAGAAGAGTGTGAAATGCTTGTCAACAAAGATGAACTTGATGGTGACGAACTTGTTGCACTCCTTGAAGCACGTGAGCTTGGTATGGTAAAATTCACACTCGTTGATGTACGTGAGTATATGGAGTGGCAGATGGGTCACATCAAAGGAGCGGATAAACTTGTTCCGACAAGTTCATTCTTCCAGACATGGGAAGAGGCAAATCTTGGTAAAGATGAAAATATCATCGTTTATTGTCATGTAGGAAGCCGTTCTGCTCACGTAGCACGCATCTTGACTGATAACGGATACACTAAAATCGGCAACCTTACAAACGGTATCGTAGCCTACCCTGGTGAAATAGAAAGATAG
- a CDS encoding argininosuccinate synthase, with protein sequence MKKSVKKVVLAYSGGLDTSVILKWLQDEYQCEVVTFTADLGQGEELEPARKKALELGIKPENIFIDDLREEFVKDFVFPMFRANAIYEGEYLLGTSIARPLIAKRQAEIAKITGADGVSHGATGKGNDQVRFEMGYLGQDATLTIIAPWREWDLNSREKLLAYAAKHDIQIEKKGKKSPYSMDANLLHISYEGGILEDPAAEPEESMWLWTNSPESAPDEAEYIELGYKNGDPITLNGEALSPATMLKTLNELGGKHGIGRVDIVENRFVGMKARGCYETPGGTIMLKAHRAIESITLDREAAHLKDEMMPRYAKLIYNGFWWSPEREMLQAAIDKTQEWVEGTVRLKLYKGNVTVVGRSSDVSLFNPEYSTFEEDEVYNQKDAEGFIKLNALRFIIEGKARKNKHNRS encoded by the coding sequence ATGAAAAAAAGTGTTAAAAAAGTAGTATTAGCCTACTCTGGAGGTCTTGATACGAGTGTTATTTTAAAATGGCTCCAAGATGAGTACCAATGTGAAGTTGTAACTTTTACGGCTGACCTCGGACAAGGTGAAGAGCTTGAACCTGCTCGCAAAAAAGCCCTTGAACTTGGCATCAAACCTGAAAATATTTTCATCGACGACTTACGTGAAGAGTTTGTAAAAGATTTTGTTTTCCCAATGTTTCGCGCCAATGCGATCTATGAAGGTGAATACCTGCTTGGGACTTCAATAGCTCGTCCGCTTATTGCAAAACGTCAGGCGGAGATTGCCAAGATAACCGGTGCCGATGGTGTCAGCCACGGTGCAACGGGAAAAGGAAACGATCAGGTGCGTTTTGAGATGGGTTACCTCGGTCAAGATGCAACACTTACTATCATCGCTCCATGGCGTGAGTGGGATCTTAATTCTCGTGAAAAACTTTTAGCATATGCTGCAAAACACGATATTCAGATCGAGAAAAAAGGCAAAAAATCTCCTTACTCGATGGATGCAAACCTGCTTCATATCTCTTATGAAGGCGGTATTTTAGAAGACCCTGCCGCAGAGCCAGAAGAGTCTATGTGGCTCTGGACAAACTCACCGGAGAGTGCACCGGATGAGGCTGAATATATAGAACTCGGCTACAAAAACGGCGATCCAATAACACTTAACGGTGAAGCATTAAGCCCGGCAACTATGCTGAAAACGCTCAATGAGCTCGGTGGGAAACACGGTATCGGGCGCGTAGATATCGTTGAAAATCGTTTTGTCGGAATGAAAGCACGTGGCTGCTATGAAACTCCGGGTGGAACTATCATGCTCAAAGCACACCGTGCCATCGAATCGATCACACTTGACCGTGAAGCTGCACACCTCAAAGATGAGATGATGCCTCGTTATGCGAAACTTATCTACAACGGATTCTGGTGGTCACCTGAGCGTGAAATGCTTCAGGCTGCCATTGACAAGACACAGGAGTGGGTAGAAGGAACAGTCCGCCTCAAACTTTACAAAGGCAATGTAACTGTTGTCGGAAGAAGTTCTGATGTATCACTCTTCAATCCTGAATACTCAACTTTCGAAGAAGATGAAGTCTACAACCAAAAAGATGCAGAAGGTTTCATCAAGCTCAATGCACTTCGTTTTATCATTGAAGGTAAAGCAAGAAAAAACAAACATAACAGAAGCTAA
- a CDS encoding flagellar protein FlaG, whose amino-acid sequence MDGIANVARQQQSQVNTQDTQGRVEQQIQTTQQVSQTRTRQDNVVKQMQDASSTSKEKINSQKDVEDLVKKLNDTMAPLSTDIKFGVDQHDIFYVAAIDAKTHKMIRRFPAEQAQDFLPKMQEVTGILFDSKG is encoded by the coding sequence ATGGATGGCATAGCTAATGTTGCAAGACAGCAACAATCTCAAGTAAACACACAAGATACTCAAGGAAGAGTAGAACAACAGATACAAACGACACAGCAGGTTTCACAAACAAGAACGAGGCAGGACAATGTTGTCAAACAAATGCAGGACGCTTCATCTACTTCCAAAGAAAAAATAAACTCTCAAAAAGATGTTGAAGATCTTGTAAAAAAGCTCAATGATACAATGGCACCGTTGAGTACTGACATAAAATTTGGGGTTGATCAGCATGATATATTTTATGTAGCGGCAATTGATGCAAAAACCCATAAAATGATTCGAAGATTTCCGGCTGAACAGGCACAGGATTTCTTACCGAAAATGCAGGAAGTCACCGGCATCTTATTTGATTCCAAGGGGTAA
- a CDS encoding MFS transporter: protein MTISTQKLITLEKNRKKFKFLFYARFYATLSPMKLYMDLLREEVVLRRLSIIQLISYFGAWFSNVAIYTLLIHLDASAEVVAFVAMLHFLAGVVQAPFSGPIIDRFKAKELMLFLIAVEIVSTAALVFISQLSDLHLLYILIFIKMAAASFYFTTEMSLLPKILHGDKLQKANELHSIIWSLSYTLGMAISGFVVYWLGIKTAFLLDAVMFIIAFFLLYDLHFKDEVLQIEENILKMMVDTFLYLRENPKAIHLMIIHSFVGLTAFDALVALMVDRCYASLIAASLALGLLHSARAIGLVIGPVILGKWINNKRLVYVFIAQGLAVWLWAYWMHNFYLSILASITVGFFTTTLWSYSYTLLQKNIDKKYYGRIVAYNDMLFLGSAAFTSYMIGYLATIEYSLENITFLMGLGFIIGAVYYNYVLKKEKIDDI from the coding sequence ATGACAATATCGACACAAAAACTGATAACTTTAGAAAAAAATAGAAAAAAATTCAAATTTCTTTTTTATGCTCGTTTTTATGCTACCCTTTCACCTATGAAACTCTATATGGATTTATTGCGAGAAGAGGTCGTTTTAAGGCGGCTTTCGATTATTCAGCTTATTAGTTATTTCGGTGCATGGTTCTCAAATGTGGCTATCTATACACTCCTTATTCATCTTGATGCATCTGCAGAAGTGGTCGCCTTTGTAGCCATGCTGCATTTTCTCGCAGGAGTGGTGCAGGCACCTTTTTCAGGTCCGATTATTGACCGTTTTAAGGCAAAAGAGTTGATGCTTTTTCTGATAGCTGTCGAAATTGTTTCAACGGCTGCATTGGTCTTTATATCTCAGCTATCTGATTTGCATCTGCTCTATATTCTTATCTTTATAAAAATGGCGGCGGCATCATTTTACTTTACGACAGAGATGTCACTTTTGCCGAAGATTTTGCATGGCGACAAACTGCAAAAAGCCAATGAACTGCACTCGATTATCTGGTCACTGTCTTATACTTTGGGTATGGCAATAAGCGGCTTCGTTGTCTACTGGCTTGGCATAAAAACGGCTTTTTTACTTGATGCAGTGATGTTCATCATCGCTTTTTTTCTGTTGTACGACCTTCATTTCAAAGATGAAGTGCTACAGATAGAAGAAAACATTTTAAAAATGATGGTTGATACATTTTTATATCTGCGTGAGAATCCAAAAGCGATTCATCTGATGATTATTCACTCTTTTGTGGGATTGACAGCTTTTGATGCTTTGGTGGCTTTAATGGTAGACAGATGTTATGCCTCGCTCATTGCTGCTTCTTTGGCTTTGGGACTTTTACACTCGGCTCGTGCCATCGGGCTTGTTATAGGTCCTGTCATACTTGGAAAGTGGATAAACAACAAACGGCTTGTTTACGTTTTTATAGCGCAGGGGTTGGCAGTCTGGCTCTGGGCATACTGGATGCATAATTTTTACCTTTCGATTTTAGCCAGTATCACTGTCGGTTTTTTCACAACGACACTCTGGTCGTACAGCTATACGCTGCTGCAAAAGAACATAGACAAAAAATATTATGGACGTATAGTAGCTTACAATGATATGCTTTTTTTAGGCTCGGCAGCTTTTACCTCTTATATGATAGGATATCTGGCAACTATTGAATACTCTTTGGAAAATATCACTTTTTTGATGGGACTTGGCTTTATCATAGGTGCGGTGTATTATAATTATGTGCTTAAAAAAGAGAAAATAGATGATATTTAG
- a CDS encoding MATE family efflux transporter produces MKHLVDILQVLIDMLMVGTVSVAALAAVGMSMQFMMIVNVLMTLFVVGGNALISRFIGQGRKKRASALLFSLVLLALALSVVISIAGYFGAYNFYSWMGATAAVVQEGGTYFRVISLGISVIFLDTLLYNALSAAGDTKSSLYIKLASSALNAGLNYLLIFGHFGFPELGIEGAAIATVIAYSFNNVAYYVLIKKMNAKLDFLPIIRWKDIKRVLKVGYAGAIDRGVSSLSFLFFVSIITAYGTAELAGYQVGLRVEGIAFMPGFGFAIAAMALVGQNIGKKDFDKAYNMGIISGRIAYVFMGSVGLVMILFPEYLVHFFTKDALTIAVASKYLILVGLAQIPLAIMFVYSASLRGAGATKTTLKVNLLSLWVFRLIPSYIAYKMGFGIVVIFAIMNLETLIKGIIYWRIYSTRTWLHTKV; encoded by the coding sequence CTGAAACATCTTGTAGATATACTGCAAGTTCTCATAGATATGCTGATGGTGGGGACAGTGAGCGTTGCGGCACTTGCGGCTGTCGGTATGAGTATGCAGTTCATGATGATTGTCAATGTCTTGATGACGCTTTTTGTTGTCGGCGGTAATGCGCTCATATCACGTTTTATAGGACAAGGTAGAAAAAAAAGAGCTTCTGCACTACTTTTTTCACTTGTTCTTTTGGCTTTGGCTCTCTCAGTCGTCATTAGCATTGCCGGATATTTCGGAGCCTATAATTTTTACAGCTGGATGGGTGCTACAGCTGCGGTTGTCCAAGAAGGCGGCACTTACTTTCGGGTCATCTCGCTTGGCATCAGTGTGATATTTCTCGATACACTGCTTTATAATGCGCTCTCAGCCGCCGGTGATACGAAAAGTTCACTCTATATCAAGCTCGCTTCATCAGCGCTCAATGCAGGGCTGAACTATCTTTTGATTTTTGGACATTTCGGATTTCCTGAGCTTGGCATAGAAGGAGCGGCGATTGCAACGGTCATCGCTTATAGTTTTAACAATGTCGCTTATTATGTTCTTATAAAAAAGATGAATGCGAAGCTGGACTTTTTACCGATAATTCGTTGGAAAGATATTAAACGGGTGCTCAAAGTCGGTTATGCGGGGGCAATAGACAGAGGTGTGTCAAGTCTGAGTTTTCTTTTCTTCGTCTCTATCATTACAGCCTACGGAACGGCTGAACTCGCCGGTTACCAGGTTGGACTTCGGGTGGAAGGCATCGCTTTTATGCCGGGGTTTGGTTTTGCTATTGCTGCGATGGCATTGGTCGGGCAGAATATCGGTAAAAAAGACTTTGACAAAGCCTACAATATGGGAATAATCAGCGGACGCATCGCCTATGTCTTTATGGGCAGTGTCGGGCTTGTGATGATACTCTTTCCTGAGTATCTGGTGCATTTCTTTACAAAAGATGCCCTCACGATCGCTGTGGCATCAAAGTATCTCATTCTTGTCGGGCTCGCTCAGATTCCGCTTGCCATAATGTTTGTCTATTCTGCTTCACTGCGTGGGGCAGGGGCTACAAAAACTACGCTTAAGGTCAATCTTCTCTCACTTTGGGTATTTCGTCTTATACCTTCGTACATAGCTTATAAAATGGGTTTTGGAATTGTTGTTATTTTTGCGATCATGAATCTGGAGACTTTGATAAAAGGCATTATATATTGGAGAATCTACTCTACGAGAACATGGTTGCATACAAAGGTTTAG
- a CDS encoding coproporphyrinogen III oxidase produces MQIIMAGSQEAKKAYALVRDLQKRFVDKLDTLTDKYGNCDHFEEVTWLRDEGLHGGGSRFEARDEKLFNTASVNVSQVHYDELPDKQLQSATAISTIIHPNNSHVPSIHIHISLTELREGRSYWRIMTDLNPSIVNMDDRERFYEALQNLSGMYYEEGVEQGDKYFAIPALKQTRGVSHFYLENFKTEDAAADMLFAQTFGEGIIDAYIEIIDDALASRKEISEADRAKQLAYHTLYLFQVLTLDRGTTAGLLVHNQNDVGIMGSLPSHINKELLASWIAKVPQPQDALVRSLLDAIDDDGAIDINTKEKLAAVVREHYTKHPEALKMQASGDTLPTTVANHTKV; encoded by the coding sequence ATGCAGATAATAATGGCAGGCTCACAAGAGGCAAAAAAAGCGTATGCGCTTGTACGCGATTTACAAAAAAGATTTGTCGACAAACTTGATACTTTGACGGACAAGTACGGTAATTGTGATCACTTTGAAGAAGTCACATGGCTGCGTGATGAGGGATTGCATGGCGGCGGCAGCAGATTTGAAGCACGCGATGAAAAGCTTTTCAACACGGCAAGCGTCAATGTCTCACAAGTTCATTATGATGAACTCCCTGACAAACAACTGCAAAGTGCCACAGCCATCTCAACCATCATCCATCCGAACAACTCGCATGTCCCTTCCATACACATTCATATCTCATTAACAGAGCTGCGTGAGGGAAGATCTTACTGGCGTATTATGACAGATCTCAACCCGAGCATTGTCAATATGGATGACCGAGAACGTTTTTATGAAGCACTACAAAATCTCAGCGGCATGTACTATGAAGAAGGCGTTGAACAGGGTGATAAATATTTTGCGATTCCCGCACTCAAACAGACACGCGGCGTTTCACACTTCTACCTGGAAAACTTCAAAACCGAAGATGCTGCGGCAGATATGCTCTTTGCACAAACATTTGGAGAGGGCATCATCGATGCCTATATTGAGATCATAGATGATGCGCTTGCCTCACGCAAAGAGATTTCCGAAGCGGACAGAGCCAAACAGCTTGCCTACCACACACTCTACCTCTTTCAGGTACTCACACTCGACCGTGGAACGACTGCAGGGCTTCTTGTGCATAACCAAAATGATGTCGGCATCATGGGCTCGCTGCCAAGCCATATAAACAAAGAACTTCTAGCTTCATGGATAGCAAAAGTACCACAACCGCAGGATGCTCTAGTCAGATCTCTTTTAGATGCTATAGATGATGACGGTGCAATTGACATCAATACAAAAGAAAAGCTCGCAGCTGTAGTGAGAGAGCACTATACAAAACATCCCGAAGCACTCAAAATGCAGGCAAGCGGCGACACTCTGCCGACAACGGTCGCCAACCACACAAAAGTTTAG
- the ligA gene encoding NAD-dependent DNA ligase LigA, with product MNNQEYKEAVEKLNLWAYHYYVLDDPIMTDEGYDKLYHEVVAYEEAHPDEVLPNSPTQRVGDVVSEGFVKAKHLSRMWSLEDIFNADDLQKWLEKTYRLDKNVTFYCEPKYDGASLNLIYENGMLREGITRGNGEEGELITQNVKTIRSIPLTIAHKELIEIRGEVVIFKDEFEKINKERLKKGEPPFANPRNAAAGSLRQLDPSITASRNLVFLPYGVGVDSLPHKLLSDKMEYIYELGFRRPPLRGITEGYDEIEAMYEQMKRERESYPMMLDGMVVKVNEIAAQIDMGYTVKVPRWAVAYKFPAVEKITTLKDIILQVGRTGVVTPVAVVEPTDIEGAVVERATLHNFDEIERMDIRIGDKVIILRSGDVIPKIVKVLTQERDGSEKKVERPKNCPVCGSELLQEEVLIKCQNLTCEARVVNSIIYFASKQCLNIDGLGIKIVEQLFNAGLIRNVLDLFHLTQEQLLQLEGFKEKKAQNLLNAINGVKGCELWRFINALGIEHIGEVASKMIAEAFGLQYAHADKESLVEIDGIGDEMAESYLEFMRVNSETVKELEAIIKPVAPEKKAEAKENPFKGKTVVLTGSMSEPRPKIKEMLESLGAKVSGSVSKKTDFVIYGEDAGSKYDKAVSLGVTTLTEDEMREMLA from the coding sequence ATGAATAATCAAGAGTATAAAGAAGCAGTAGAAAAACTAAACCTGTGGGCATATCATTACTATGTTTTGGATGATCCCATTATGACCGATGAGGGGTATGATAAGCTCTATCATGAGGTAGTGGCGTACGAAGAAGCACATCCTGATGAGGTATTGCCAAACTCACCGACACAGCGGGTGGGTGATGTTGTCAGTGAGGGATTTGTCAAAGCGAAACACCTCTCACGTATGTGGTCTCTTGAAGATATCTTCAATGCTGATGATCTGCAAAAGTGGCTGGAAAAAACCTATAGACTCGATAAGAACGTCACTTTCTATTGTGAGCCGAAATATGACGGTGCATCACTCAATCTCATTTATGAAAATGGTATGCTGCGTGAGGGAATCACACGCGGTAACGGCGAAGAGGGTGAGCTTATCACACAAAATGTCAAGACGATACGCTCTATTCCGCTGACAATCGCACATAAAGAGCTCATTGAGATTCGCGGAGAAGTCGTTATCTTTAAAGATGAGTTCGAAAAGATAAATAAAGAGCGTCTTAAAAAGGGCGAACCACCCTTTGCAAATCCTCGAAATGCCGCAGCGGGAAGTCTGAGACAATTAGACCCGAGCATTACCGCCTCACGCAACCTTGTTTTTCTGCCGTATGGTGTTGGTGTGGATTCATTGCCTCATAAACTGCTGAGTGATAAAATGGAGTATATTTACGAACTTGGATTTCGTCGACCGCCACTAAGAGGCATTACAGAAGGGTATGATGAAATAGAAGCCATGTATGAGCAGATGAAACGAGAGCGTGAGAGTTACCCAATGATGCTTGACGGTATGGTTGTCAAGGTCAATGAGATAGCTGCGCAGATAGATATGGGCTATACTGTAAAAGTACCGCGCTGGGCAGTCGCTTATAAATTTCCGGCTGTTGAGAAGATAACGACACTCAAAGATATTATCTTACAGGTTGGCAGAACGGGTGTTGTAACACCTGTTGCCGTCGTTGAGCCTACGGATATTGAAGGGGCGGTAGTTGAGCGTGCAACCTTGCATAACTTCGATGAGATAGAGCGCATGGATATTCGCATTGGTGATAAGGTCATTATCTTACGAAGCGGAGATGTTATTCCTAAGATAGTCAAAGTCCTCACACAGGAGAGAGATGGCAGTGAGAAAAAAGTTGAACGTCCGAAAAACTGTCCTGTTTGCGGCAGTGAACTGCTTCAAGAAGAGGTGCTTATAAAGTGTCAAAACCTTACATGTGAAGCGCGCGTTGTGAACTCCATCATCTACTTTGCATCAAAGCAGTGTCTCAACATCGACGGACTGGGAATTAAGATAGTTGAGCAGCTTTTTAATGCCGGACTGATTCGCAATGTGCTTGATCTTTTTCACCTCACGCAGGAACAACTGCTGCAGCTTGAGGGCTTTAAAGAGAAAAAAGCGCAAAATCTGCTCAATGCTATCAACGGAGTAAAAGGATGCGAACTTTGGCGTTTCATCAATGCCCTTGGCATCGAGCATATCGGTGAAGTGGCTTCGAAAATGATAGCAGAAGCCTTTGGTCTTCAGTATGCTCACGCAGATAAAGAATCTCTTGTGGAAATTGATGGCATTGGTGATGAGATGGCGGAGAGCTATCTGGAGTTTATGCGTGTGAACAGTGAAACAGTGAAAGAATTGGAAGCTATTATAAAGCCTGTTGCACCGGAGAAAAAAGCTGAGGCAAAAGAGAACCCTTTTAAAGGCAAAACTGTTGTGCTTACAGGAAGCATGAGCGAGCCGCGTCCAAAGATAAAAGAGATGCTGGAGTCTTTAGGCGCAAAAGTGAGCGGCAGTGTGAGTAAGAAGACAGACTTCGTCATTTATGGCGAAGATGCGGGAAGCAAGTATGATAAGGCTGTGAGTCTTGGTGTGACGACACTTACAGAAGATGAGATGAGAGAGATGCTTGCGTGA
- the tlyA gene encoding 23S rRNA (cytidine-2'-O)-methyltransferase TlyA has translation MRLDNYLVENGFVDSRNKAQNIIKEELVSVNGKIVKKAAFKVEEGDEVNIREHKAYVSRAAYKLLHFLDELRLDVSGRSALDIGSSTGGFTQVLLERGVHEVSCVDVGHDQLHRSLREDSRVSVYEGCDIRKFETQKQFDLIVSDVAFISLHYILNDVQRLASQDIILLFKPQFEVGREVKRDKNGVVLDKKAIERAMQKFEDTASLQGWKLLQKSPSQLSGKEGNQEWCYYFKK, from the coding sequence GTGAGACTTGATAATTATTTGGTAGAAAATGGCTTTGTAGATAGTCGAAATAAAGCACAGAATATTATAAAAGAAGAACTTGTCAGTGTTAATGGCAAGATTGTAAAAAAGGCTGCGTTTAAAGTAGAAGAGGGCGATGAGGTTAACATACGTGAACATAAGGCTTATGTCTCACGTGCGGCTTATAAACTATTGCATTTTTTGGATGAACTTAGATTGGATGTCAGCGGCAGGTCGGCTTTGGATATCGGCTCATCAACTGGCGGTTTTACGCAGGTGCTTTTGGAACGCGGGGTGCATGAGGTGAGTTGTGTGGATGTGGGACACGACCAGCTGCACAGATCCTTGCGTGAGGATAGTCGCGTGAGCGTTTATGAAGGGTGTGACATTCGTAAGTTTGAAACACAAAAGCAGTTTGATCTGATAGTGAGTGATGTTGCTTTTATCTCTTTGCATTATATTTTGAATGATGTTCAGCGGCTGGCAAGTCAAGATATCATTTTGCTTTTTAAGCCGCAGTTTGAAGTCGGGCGTGAAGTGAAGCGTGATAAAAATGGTGTTGTTCTTGATAAAAAGGCTATAGAGAGAGCGATGCAGAAGTTTGAAGATACTGCATCTTTACAGGGGTGGAAACTCTTACAAAAATCCCCTTCGCAACTCAGCGGAAAAGAGGGAAATCAAGAGTGGTGCTATTATTTTAAAAAATAA
- a CDS encoding bifunctional riboflavin kinase/FAD synthetase gives MKEITSIAIGGFDGMHIGHQALFNELGCDGAVVVIDTGYANLTPHEYRKRYTDHKIFFFNLEDIRHLDGEGFVKLLCKEFPKLQKIVVGYDFHFGKDRKYSYDDLKELFDGEVVVVEEVKHNNDSVHSHKIRAKLQLGDVKGANEFLGHNYTIVGEKIQGQGLGSSELFATINLKVKDFLLPKEGVYVTTTRIDDEEHYHPSVSFIGHRVSTDGSFAVETHILDGEVICKEKAEISFVDFIRDNEKFESMEALKEAIQKDIAKAAKELKFLAL, from the coding sequence ATGAAAGAGATAACTTCCATCGCTATAGGCGGGTTTGACGGCATGCACATAGGACATCAAGCACTTTTTAATGAACTTGGTTGTGATGGCGCGGTTGTCGTTATAGATACAGGCTATGCGAATCTTACGCCGCACGAGTATAGGAAAAGATATACCGATCATAAAATCTTCTTTTTTAATCTTGAGGATATTCGGCATTTAGATGGAGAAGGGTTTGTAAAACTTTTATGTAAAGAGTTTCCAAAACTGCAAAAAATAGTGGTCGGGTATGATTTTCACTTTGGTAAAGACAGAAAATACTCTTATGATGATCTCAAAGAGCTTTTTGATGGAGAAGTAGTCGTGGTAGAAGAGGTAAAACATAATAATGATTCGGTGCATTCGCATAAGATTCGGGCAAAACTGCAGCTAGGTGATGTAAAAGGTGCCAATGAATTTCTCGGGCATAACTACACGATAGTTGGAGAGAAGATTCAAGGGCAGGGGCTTGGTTCAAGTGAGCTGTTTGCTACGATAAATCTCAAAGTAAAAGATTTTCTGCTGCCAAAAGAGGGTGTTTATGTGACGACAACCCGCATTGATGATGAAGAGCATTATCATCCATCGGTGAGTTTCATCGGGCATCGTGTGAGCACAGATGGAAGTTTTGCCGTAGAGACGCACATTTTGGATGGTGAAGTTATTTGTAAAGAGAAAGCGGAGATCAGTTTTGTGGATTTCATACGTGATAATGAAAAATTTGAGAGCATGGAAGCATTAAAAGAAGCGATACAAAAAGATATTGCAAAAGCGGCTAAAGAACTGAAGTTTTTGGCGCTGTAG
- a CDS encoding tRNA pseudouridine(13) synthase TruD, giving the protein MYREYLEDKEKINFKFEQTKEDFIVDENPRKFSEKGNYLIFRVQKIEMTTWDMIAAFAQFLNIPAEKIGYAGLKDKHATTTQYISIEAKYEKALKKFKHPGIKILKTTRDKYSIRMGDLVGNRFSINLFGVSPIEAGQIEKRAMKIAKNGLPNYFGYQRFGRDEDSITQAREMIAGELHIEDAKLKKFLISVYQSYYFNEWLRERVLLSREQEGGKFLLLEGDVYLSDEGKLFTPKNIPQKDFEAHKVVPTGLLCGRDVFHARSAAGEIEAKYDDPFLYDKGSRREALIFPTDIKLDYKNNFDILNISFTLPKGSYATVFLEAIANKNFKASQIKRKHTDKKK; this is encoded by the coding sequence TTGTATAGAGAATATTTAGAAGACAAAGAGAAGATAAACTTCAAGTTTGAACAGACAAAAGAGGATTTCATTGTTGATGAAAATCCCAGAAAATTCAGTGAAAAAGGGAACTATCTCATTTTTCGTGTTCAAAAGATAGAGATGACGACATGGGATATGATTGCGGCTTTTGCACAGTTTTTGAACATTCCTGCAGAGAAGATCGGTTATGCAGGACTCAAAGACAAACATGCGACGACGACACAGTACATAAGCATCGAAGCGAAGTATGAAAAAGCACTCAAAAAGTTCAAACATCCCGGTATTAAGATACTAAAAACGACGAGGGATAAATACTCCATACGCATGGGAGATCTTGTCGGAAATAGATTTAGCATTAACCTTTTTGGGGTGAGTCCCATTGAAGCGGGGCAGATAGAAAAAAGAGCGATGAAGATCGCTAAGAATGGACTGCCGAACTATTTTGGTTATCAGCGTTTCGGTCGTGATGAAGACTCCATCACGCAGGCACGTGAGATGATAGCAGGTGAACTGCACATAGAAGATGCAAAACTCAAAAAGTTTCTTATCTCCGTGTATCAGTCCTACTACTTCAATGAGTGGCTGCGTGAGCGTGTACTGCTCTCACGTGAGCAAGAGGGTGGAAAGTTTTTACTCTTAGAGGGTGATGTCTATCTCTCTGATGAAGGTAAACTCTTTACTCCGAAAAATATCCCGCAAAAGGATTTTGAAGCACATAAAGTCGTACCGACAGGGCTTCTATGCGGACGTGATGTTTTTCATGCGCGCTCTGCAGCGGGAGAGATCGAAGCAAAATATGATGATCCATTTTTATATGACAAAGGCTCACGCAGAGAGGCGCTTATCTTTCCTACAGACATTAAACTAGACTATAAAAACAACTTTGACATCCTAAACATCAGTTTTACCCTGCCAAAAGGCTCATACGCTACGGTATTTTTAGAAGCCATTGCGAACAAGAACTTTAAAGCATCACAGATAAAAAGAAAGCATACTGATAAAAAGAAGTAG